Genomic window (Cellulosilyticum lentocellum DSM 5427):
TGACTTACTTGCTGGTATACCATCTGTTATCTATGGATTCTTTGGTCTGATGGTAATTGTACCCATCCTGAATGACCTTTTTGGGGGTATAGGTGGTGGTAGTAGTTTATTAGCAGCAATGCTGATTTTAGCAGTTATGCTACTACCTACAGTGATAAGAATGACAGAAGTAAGTCTTAGAGCTGTTCCAAATGAATATAAGGAAGGGGCCTTAGGATTAGGGGCTTCTAAATTTCAATATATTTTCAAAGTACAATTAGGTGCAGCTAAATCTGGTATTATGGCAGGAATTGTACTAGGTATAGGTAGAGCGTTAGGCGAGACTATGGCTGTTATCTTAGTAGCAGGTAACTCTGTACTTATCCCAAGTAGTATTATGGATCCAGTAAGAACACTAACCGCTAATATTGCAATGGAAATGGGATATGCAACAGGCATTCACCAGCAAGCACTATTTGCAACAGGGATGGTGCTTTTCGTACTGATTATGGCAATTAATTTAGTACTTACGCAGTTTATTCGAAGGGCAGAAAGGAGAGCTAGATAATGCAAAGAAAACATAAGGAAAGTCTGATAAAAGTTATATTACTTGCCATTTCATCCATAACTATTATTATGTTAGGTTGGATTATAGGCTACATTGTGTTTAAAGGTATAGCGCATATTGACTTTGGCAAACTAGTTCCTCCAATTGTTTCAACGTTATACATGGTAGCTATTGGACTTCTTATTTCAGGGCCCATTGGTATTGGAGCCGCTATCTACTTAAATGAGTATGCAAAGCC
Coding sequences:
- the pstC gene encoding phosphate ABC transporter permease subunit PstC; amino-acid sequence: MKYMDKLMKRVFWLCAAIMILVVGFMAVYIIVGGVPFFKEVSIWDFLFGKKWNPSGKIFGIYPMLVASLYATLGATLIGVVVGVSTAIVLVEVLPQKVAKVFSAAIDLLAGIPSVIYGFFGLMVIVPILNDLFGGIGGGSSLLAAMLILAVMLLPTVIRMTEVSLRAVPNEYKEGALGLGASKFQYIFKVQLGAAKSGIMAGIVLGIGRALGETMAVILVAGNSVLIPSSIMDPVRTLTANIAMEMGYATGIHQQALFATGMVLFVLIMAINLVLTQFIRRAERRAR